The segment CTCAGCAACGTTCAGAATCTTTTTGCTTTCTTATAAACCTACTAGACTGCAACACAAGTACTAGTCACTACCTAAACCTCATCGTCTTTTGTATGTATCACGCTTCTTTTCCACAACCGAGGAAAGACAGATACGGGATCTTCTGGACAAGAGTTTGTACAACTTGAGAAGCCGAGGGTCTGAGAGATGGCGGGCTGCGAAGACAGAAAGCAGCCACACCGAGCATTGTCTTTACCTCTTCTATATCAAGACTACTGTCCTTAGACAACCTCGGATCCAAGAACTGTCTCACCTTTTCTTCTGCAATATTGGCACCTAAATCACAGATATCTTGTATCAAGGGAGCTGCCGTATGCACCAGCATCTCACCTTTCTCAGCACTAACCGCTTCTTTACCAGAAACCAACTCAAGAACCACCACTCCAAACCCATACATGTCCATTTTCTTCGAAGCAATCCCCGTTCTCAAGTAATGAGGATCAGTGTACCCTGGAGACCCGATCATCCTCACTTGCTTGGAACGAGGTGACGACATGGTTGTAGAAGGCTGGACCATAGATGAGAACCCGACTCTGGCTGATCCAAAGTCGCAAAGCTTGCAGTTGAGGTTTTTGTCAAGAAGTATGTTGGAGGATTTGATGTCACCGTGCACAATCTGAGGGCTACATTTTTCATGAATGTGTTCCATCGCTTGCGCAACTTGAAACGCTAGGGCGGTACGGTTTCTCCATGGCAACACTTGTTTGCTGTTGTGATTGAGCTTCTCTTGGAGGTTACCTTGAGGAAGGTACTCTAATAGAAGCGCACCAGTTTCTTCTGAAAGATCAGAGATGTAAAACATTAACACTATAAAAATGATACCAATTTGGATATAATTTGCAACAAAATAGATCATTTGGGGTAAacatgaaaaaagaaaaaacaatttgGGTGAAAACCtgaaataacaaaaagaatTTTAATGAGGACAAGGCAAGAATAAAGTACAACAACTTGCATTTATCAAATAAAATCCTATAGCTTTTGTTCTTTAAAGTATTTTGACTTTTTCATGTATGATGTAAATAATTCAAAGGACTATTGGGAACCTGAATCGTCGAAGTAACCGAGAAGCTTGACAATGTGAGGATGTTGAAGACGAAGCAAGATCTCGAGCTCAGATCTAAACACCTGGTAAAGACGGTGGCTACCCACATGAACCTTGAAAGCCGCTTTTTTGGCGCCAGACAAACGAGCCAAGTAGATACTACTATAGCCACCGGAACCGATGAGTCTAGAGAAATTTGAGGTGAGAGACTCTACATCGTCCCAGGTATAACATGTTATGCCGGAGACAGAGACAGATCCAGTGATCTTGGGTTTCTTGTCGGTGGTCCAGTCATCGAAACGTACACAAGTTAAGAAACAAGACATTCTTGAAACAGAGAGAGGGAGAAAAGAGAAGTTGTTAAGTTTGAGTGAGGACTCTCTGATTTAAGGAGATGAATGGTGGGTTTCTAGGAAATGCAAAGGGTTTGTAACTGCCGACAGTGAAGGAACAGGAGAATCGGAGAGTGGAGATCTGATTAGGAATGTGTTTATGTTTGGTAGATTATGAattaaagaagaagaggaagaaagagaGGCAGAGTTTGACCGATTGTGAGgaatgaggaagaagaagaagaagaagccttcCCTAGAAGCTGCACTGACGTTATAACCACTACGGCTCACTCATTTCCTTCTCTATATACTTTTTCTTTTGCccatatatttttcaataattgTTATTAATACTTTAATACCCATAAGATtatgtgttttatttatttatggggTAGACAAAACTCATGCTTCATCCCATTTCCAATCAGAAATTtcttttacatatataaattcaTTTTCATATGGTGTAATCTTGTGATTCATGTTTGGGaaatacaatttatatataaaccTATTTAAGTTTTCAGTgtaatcaaa is part of the Brassica rapa cultivar Chiifu-401-42 chromosome A09, CAAS_Brap_v3.01, whole genome shotgun sequence genome and harbors:
- the LOC103848632 gene encoding probable receptor-like protein kinase At1g33260, whose translation is MSCFLTCVRFDDWTTDKKPKITGSVSVSGITCYTWDDVESLTSNFSRLIGSGGYSSIYLARLSGAKKAAFKVHVGSHRLYQVFRSELEILLRLQHPHIVKLLGYFDDSEETGALLLEYLPQGNLQEKLNHNSKQVLPWRNRTALAFQVAQAMEHIHEKCSPQIVHGDIKSSNILLDKNLNCKLCDFGSARVGFSSMVQPSTTMSSPRSKQVRMIGSPGYTDPHYLRTGIASKKMDMYGFGVVVLELVSGKEAVSAEKGEMLVHTAAPLIQDICDLGANIAEEKVRQFLDPRLSKDSSLDIEEVKTMLGVAAFCLRSPPSLRPSASQVVQTLVQKIPYLSFLGCGKEA